Part of the Oryzias melastigma strain HK-1 linkage group LG11, ASM292280v2, whole genome shotgun sequence genome, CTCCTTCCACTCATTcttctgtttactagcacatctCAACCACcttcgttttttttattgaatcataTATTTATCACGAACAATCAAAGCATCTTCATCATCAACAGTGCCATCATGTCAAgttaaagcagcagcagaagaacaaatCAACCATAAGGACTTTTAATGAAACAagtataacaaaaataaataaagttgtgagGGAATtaatttaagagtttaaacaaatgtaCTAAATAAGACAGTTTTCTTGCAgtcttttctttgtgtgttgtagggacttttaatataatttatttttttagaaactttatGTGGTGTTTCACCTTTATAAGCTTGTATTTGTGAAAAGAATGTTTAAcaatgcaaatgttttatttaaagactaGATTGCGATCATCATTAATCATCAGTTCAAGTCATTactaatttctgtttttagctaaatataaactattgaccaatttgtgtgttttgtttttaatgttaacgtttttgttctaatttttacCCAAATAAGTCGTTTCTTGTTCTTCAGTTACAGTAAAATATCTAGAGGGAATCTCTTAGTGCAAATTGACTCGTCTAAAGATCAATAAGAAGGaaacagtctattttttttcatagaccTCTTTGACAGAAATACCTTCAATCTGTGGGCGTGTCAGTATCTGTGAAAGAACTGGAAAGTACCGGAAGCAGAGAGGCAGCACACATATGCAAACACACTGAATCAGTCAGAAACTGCTGTTCTCCACGTCATAATGCTCCTTCCACACTAATTGTTCAACTCACAGTCACACATGTTTGCCAGTATAGAGAGTTCTTTATAAAGGtccagagagaaaatctgattaaatatgtcaaatttCAGCAGTTAAATATCACAAATGtggctaaaaatatatttttgtggagtttGGTAATAATAGACAAGGGCAAGGTTTAGAAATAAGCTGTCAGGtgtaatgtatttaattttatgagttataaattatttttagaagttttaatacaaaagtagaatttttaaaTTGCACTTAGGAACaactaaatgtaataaaatcagAGAACGTTATGAGAAAGTCGACAATTCATTGAGGTTAATAACTTCTCACACCTTAGTGATGTGAATCTGcaacacacattttctttgaaattaattttacttTCTTCTGAATTTTTTCCTATCATACatgttttttgctcttttaatcaaacaaaaattcttccaaaggaaaaaaaacaattttcacatttttgtcttaTGTTTGTCTTATGTTTGTCAGGTCTCTGTCTCCCTCTTGTGGCCATATCTGACAGTGACACTTCTGTTGAAGCCTATAAGAAATAAccctttttaacatgtttttgtctctaTGTGATCATATTCTGAAAACAGGGAAAAAGTCAACgattcaaacatttgaaaatcattttatttctattgatgcaaatgagaaaaactgtttttaattcctgaaaaggtcacagcagaaaaaatgaacaattaagaaacagctttaaaagaaaagataaagaaaaagattgGAAAACATTACAAAGAAAAGACTGTAAAGTCTGAATGTTTCAGGGCAGGGAGCACTGGTCTCTCCTGAGAGTCTCTGAGACTGCAGTCTGGGATCCTCTCTTGGCCTCACAGGTCAGAGAGTCCACCTTCTCCCACTGGTCTGCAGAGAGCCTCAGGGTGCTGCTCCAGCTGTAGAGGTCGTCCTTCTGCAGCACCCCGGGACTGCTGATCTGCTCCCAGTTGCTGCTGCTCTTAATGCAGCCGACCACCTTCCAGGACAGAGTCCAGTCTGAGGGGAAGCCCTTGTTGGCCACACACATGAGTGTGGCATTTCCCTGCTGCTTCTCCACCTTGGAGGAGAAGAGCATGGTCAGGGATGGACTGCTGTCACCTAGGAGACACAAATCAACTCATCAAAAAGATTCTGTCAggtgtttttctgctccatcaGTCACTGATTTAACAATTTGTTTCACTTCCTTGAAGAAATCTCTCATGCTGATCAGCAACAAGAGAAACTGTTGACATTTTAACCGTAAACATTTgaacctgaaacattttttttttcaaaaccagctttgactgttttaaaatgacttaacTCTGTTAGTAAACGGATATGtaaagctttttgttgaaaatagtacacaaatgtcacttttaaatgttagaaaaaaaacaattatacaaAACACCTCAAAAAGGAGACAATTGCCTAAATGAAGTACATTAACAATACGCATAATGcaagttttaaattgttctttgGCATTACAAtacaaatgtaaagaatttaaagaagaaaCAGTTATTAACCAAGCATTTTACTTCAATTCATACagattttttataatttttttttgattagttaAAACTTCTTTGGGTTTTccccaaaagtaaaataatattaaataaaattctgcacgtaatatttaaaaagtcataaacttaCTTCCAAACTCCAGTCTGGTTCCTCCACCAAACGTGAACCACAGTgatacaaactggttgaagcgtcgtacaaaaacctctgaCTGTACAGAGACACGCTCTCTgactctgaaacaaacaaactcaaatgatgacacaatttatttatatgttaatTACTTTTAGTAGATGGATTGTAATCAAACTAAATAAGCAGTGATGCATTAACcatgttaaaattaaatgaaccACCACTACtttcaaagaagaaaatgatgTATGTTAATTGGTGATGCAAAATTCCAGGATTCCTGGCTTTTGTGCTTTGGATTTGATTTGCTAAAATTTTACATGCAttgaaatgtagaaaaactTCAGAGCatgaaaaacagtcaaaataaacAGTGTTTAAATTACTTGAAACAGACACAAAATAGTTTATATGTTTTTGCTGCATCTTTGCCTTCAAGGAAATTAGGGTTTCAAAAAGAAAGTGTATAATCAAGTCGACATTcttatgaaaaaatgtcataaataaagCTGTTAAAGATCAACTTCAATGATacttttatctattgtaaatgtGCTCTCAGTGGTTATTTTAtgataattatgctgtttttagcaaaaatcaagaaACCTGTGTGTCTTCAGGGAACTGTTTCAGTTCAGTTTCCGTTCAGTCTGGGTAACGGGGGTTTTTGTACCACTGATTTTCACTGTGTGGACATGGGCTGATGGTTGATGGCACATAGACTCATACAGTAATAAACTGATGCATCTTCAGCCTGAAATCCACTCATGGTCAGACAGAAATCTGCCTGTAAAACAACTTGGAGTCTCTGATGTTCGGTTGTGAAGATTGTAAATGAGCAGTTTTGtttctccatctttctgttGATACCAAgataaaatttaatttccttCATAAAAAAAGCATCCTGACTGGTTTTACATGAGACAAGCAGCGTTTTTTAGGATTTGCTAACTTCTATCGTTGATATATCAGGGGCTTTAGTGTCGTTCCAGCTCCTCTCACCTCCCTTTTGAAAGGTGCAACCAAAGTCCTCCGGTGGACTCCAGAGGCCTCCTTAGCTtttaacatgttgaaaacacgcTTCTCTCAATCGCCCATCTTACATCACCCGGATCCCACCATTCCATTTGTTGTCAAAGTAGATGCTTCTAATACAGGAGTGGGGGCGATTCTTTCCCAACGTCACGGTTCTCCACCTAAAATGAACCCATGTGCGTACTTCTCACGCAAACTCACTGGCCCTGAACAAAACTACAACGTTGGCGATCGAGAGAAGCATTCACGAAGTGGAGACACTGGCTGGAGGGGGCCTCCCTGCCTTTCCTCATTCTGACCGACCACAAAAACCTAGAATATATCAAAACGGCAAAAAGGTTGAATTCACGACAAGCTCATCTGGTCCCTGTTCTTCTCCGGCTTCAATTTTCAGATCTCCTATTTCCCTGGCTTCAAGAACGGGAAGGCGGATGCTCTCTCTCGTTTGTATGAGAAGGACTACGAGGTCTCCCAAGAACCTGAGAATGTGGTGTCCATCTGCATCATCATGGCCCGCATCCAGTGGGACATCATCACTGAACTCACTGATTGCAATGCCGCCAATCCACCGCCACCGTCATGCCCGGCTGATCGTGTCTATGTTCCACCACCTTACCGGCAGGGGGTGTTATATCTCGTCCATGACACCCCGGCGGCTGGTCATCCAGGTATGGCAGGCACTCAAGCCCTGGTCAAGAACACCTTCTGGTGGTCCACCCTGCAGGCCAACGTGGCACAATTCGTCATGGAATACGTGCCACATGCCAGATGTCAAAGTCCCCTCGACAACTCCCAGCTGGTTTGCTGCAACCTCTACCCATTCCTCATCGCTCCTGGTCCCACATAGTAGTGGAATTCATTACGGATTTTCCTCGCTCTCAAAGTTACACCACCATTTTATCCATTATTGACCGTTTCTCCAAGGCATGTCGTCTCATTCCTTTCCCAAGCTTCCCACAGCCATAGAGACAGCAGAACACCTGCTGACTCACGTCTTTTGTCATTATGGGCTTCCTGAAGACGTTGTATCGGACCGTGGACCACAATTCACATCCAGGGTGTGGCGGAAGTTGTGCAAGGGACTTGGAATCAATGCAAGCCTCACGTCTGGATACCATCCCCAGTCAAATGGGCAAGTGGAACATCTCAATCAGGAGGTCACCCAGTTCCTGCAGACTTACTGCTGTCGGCACCAGGAGGAGTGGGGTTGGTTTCTGGTCTGGGCTGAATACACCCAGAACTCATTAAAGAAAGCCGCCACTGGACTCACGCCATTCCAGTGTGTCTTAGGAGTGCAGCCGCCGTTCTTTCGCTGGTCTGGCAAATCCACAGAGTTGCCAGCAGTAGGCGAATGGTTTTGGCGGTGCGAGGAGACATGGAGAGCAGCCCATGTTCAGCTCCAACATGTGGTCCGTCGATCCCAGATCCAGGCTGATCGACATCGTCGCGAGGGACCCAACCTTGTGCCAGGTCAATGGGTCTGGTTATCCACCCGGGATCTCCGCCTGAAGCTGCCTTGCCGAAAACTCAGCCCCAGGTTTATGGGACCTTTTCAAATCACACGTCAGATCACCCCTGTGTCCTTCCGTCTCAGGCTGCCTCCAGAGTATCGGATCTCACCCACCTTCCACATATCATTGCTCAAGCTTGCTTCAGGACCCCTCGATAAAGATCCACCCTCTGGTTCTTTGAACTCCAGCCCACAGCCTCTCATGGTGGACGGAGAAGAAGCCTACCGAGTGAATAAGATCTTGGACTCCAGATGCTGGAATGGCCGACTGCAGTACCTCGTGGACTGGGAGGGGTACGGTCCTGAAAAACGTTCATGGGTTGCCTCCAGCGACATCCTCGACCCCTCTCTCTTCTCAGACTTTCACCAGTCCTGTCCGGACAGGCCAGCTCCTCGTCGTCGGGGTCGTCCCCACAGCGCCGTCGACCCTCTCGCTTCCGAAGCCGCTtgcagggggggggggctctgtcatGGTTCAACCTGCTGCTTCTCCATCCAACcgccagagggagcgctcacctgaGTTTTGAACTCCTCACCTGCCCTCACCTGGATTAAtcttcatcagctgtttcccatcacctcatTACTGCCATAGTATTTAGTCTGACTTCTCACCACAGCTcactgcgaagtcttgtttgcccTGCATACAGTCCAAGCGTTTTTTCCTATGCCTGTCTCCTTGTGTTTTGACTCCTGCCTGAATCCTCGACTCTCCGCCTGGCCCCTGTGTTTTGACCTCAGCCTGTTTTCTGACCACGCCTTGCCTTGTCCTGTGTCTTCATTAAAACCTTTCATTAGCACATGGCTCCACACGTCTCTGCCTCTTCCTCACAGGTGACCCCTAATGGGATAGGCTGAAAGGTAAACAACAAcatgaagacattttaaagatctGAATGTAAATGCGCAGACAAAATGAACTCAGTAGTTGCTTCCACTTAATCAGTGTTAACACAACAGTTCACTgcttttatgattattttataaTATGTATTAGTGTTACTCTGTAATTataacattttgttaaattaaagtaaatgtttttcttttctttttaattttattttaaaagaggtGTTTTAGAGATTAGATTGTGGTGCTCACATAATACTTTGGTTAATTATTTACAGAGTTTCTAAACCAGAATTAagatcaaaatgtgtttaaatcatgattataactcatttactaaataaaatgtataataataatattaatattattaataataataatatttaatgcaatttacttctataataaaagtcatttattcTATATACATACTTTTTATTACTCTGCTAAATGAATTCTTCTTTAACTTTTAGAAGAATTCTAAAATTAATTACATTACATTATAATGTAATTCAGTCATGAAATATGTAAATTAAGAATGTATTTGTGCAAACATGTCAAAGAAAAaatttgaagatattcatagtTGTAAACATCTGTAACTTCCTCATCGTTCTTATAACTTCTCTGATTAATAATTTCCGTCTGAACTTGTGAATCAGAACAACTTCTTGTGTTTCTGTTGAAGAATTTCATGGTAACACTGAACCTTGTTGTCAATTTCTCTGTCAGCATCTTCTAATTAGCTTTTAGtgaatgaacaaaactgcaatTTATTGAATGGTTAGAACAGATTCTAGTTTCATTTtggtgtttatttaaaattcatctGATGTGATTATCAGCATATGATTTAATAACAGAGGTAAGAAAGTAAAgcttaaaaacacagaataatcCTTCTGGATTGAGAATTCTTTGCAGCTGTTAATGCAGAAACATGAATGAGACGCTTTAAttttgtggaaaataaaagttttcttataaataatattagaagaaaggttaaaaaagcacaagaaaagtgttagaaatggaaaaaaagtactttttcaaTGCAGTCTTGAAGTTGTGGAATGGACCCTGTTGATGTCCTGTTCTGGCTGGCGGCTGTGGAGACGTTCCTGTGGCTGAGCTGACTACTAGATTCTTTagatactgtttcctcacagcagagccagaagtttattttatagttacagtcatgttttcatgttcatATTCAttgtggggtcatggggttcATGTGTTAATGAAGGGAAAGGCTTAAAGGGGTgattggtttaatttttcatttctgtgggaaaagtcttgttttaaactgaaattagCTTTgagctcgttttttttttttttgatgcgATTCTTGTGTTTGTTAGAATGAATGTTCAGTGAACTGTATCAGTGTCTGCAGCatcttccagctgcagcagtcAGTTCAGTTTCTGTTCAGCCTGAATGAGGGAGGTTTTTGCACAactgtttttcactgtgtgaacacATTCTGACTGTTGATGACATGAGCACTCAGACAgtaataaactgctgcatcttcaacctgaactccactgatggtcagagtgaaatCAGAGTTTGATCCACTGCCTGTAAAACGACTTGGAATCCCTGAATCTTGAGTGCTACCACTGTAAATTAGTCGTTTAGGcttttctccatctttctgttGATACCAGGCTAAACGGTTGTTGTCATAAACATTCTGACTGGTTCTGCATGAGATGGAGACAGATCCTCCAACATTGGAGCTCACTGCTCCAGGCTGAGTCACTGTGACCTGtcctctggactctgaggatacagagacagaaacagaaagcagcttcatgcttttgtggccttcatttcagagggacggatgttcatagaggagaggagttggattctctggactttacctgtgaagcaggagcagaggagagtccagatgaggacgcagatcacactcatgttttgatgatgatgatgacgaggaggaggaggaggatttgtgtgtcttctgctgtgatgaaggacagctgtcagtcatccagtcttcaactctcaggactataaagtctcccagagcactggagcatggagctgctgatgcaaaGTGTCTCTATGGAAATGCAACCACTCACCCCAACAGGAACAtggatcatcttcatcaccgTTATGGTAATTAATAACATTCAAAATGTCTGTCTGAAATCATTGTCCTGAATGAATTGATTGAATTACccctttttcttaaaagaaaaatggaataTTGAGTGATttaagtgctttaaaaaaaatgtttgcatttttttctagaaacaGTCACCGGATTCCTTGACTGTTCAGTATGTAAAGAAACATATCTGGTGTTATGGTTCATCGGTGAAGCTTGTCTCCTGTGCCAAACAAGAAAGTCAAtgatttttatcatattttcagCAAACTAAAACTCACACAAAAGGTATCTTTACtcttattttacatattttgcactatctgggaaaaaataaaccatgtcaaaaacaaaataatgcaaattaaAGGATTAATTAAAGGTTAGTAACTGATCCTGTTAATACTATTTTCTGAGTGACTCTTGAAGTtcagtatttaaaatgtttttagagcCAGATGTGTccaaatggaggaaaaaagtgGAGCTGGAAGGTTGAGATTTAAGGCCccaaattttgtgttttagattaACAAGCAGCTGTccattaattaataaaattttCATAAAGTCTATTACAAAATCTGTATTAATTTAGCTTCTAAAGATAATTTTGTGTTTCGGGTAAATTATTTTGTAGAtgtgtgaggaaaaaaaggaccAGGGCTTCATTTAGTGGTTGTTATCACTATTATATTtgtaatattaataaaaaataaataaataaataaaataaaaaaacaggagagTGATGAATCTTCTTTATTACAAGAAAAGACTTTCCTGATTGTTGCCATTTAGTGTATAGCAGATTAAATGCATAACTATTCTCAcctattttatttctgttaataCAAGggtagaaattttttttttctccaatgtaAATTTTACATACAAATgtgtgttaataaaaaaaaaagataaataaacaaacccCCAAGTTTACTGGATTTAAGatacatttctgtcattttttgaacatctttaaaagaaatacatCTGACAAGGAGAACAAttttctcttgatttttttttctattattgttaatttatttattttccttctcgCAAATTATTCTTTTTGCTAGCTATTTccccattgttttttttaacataccgtaattctttctttctttctttctttttttttaaatcattgttttttgctgtctagtttgttttgtcattttgtatgctgttcaataaagttttttgaaaaaagaaagaaaaagaaaaaagctactCACGTGCAGGTAAGAGAAGGGCGTGCGTCCCCGTGAAAgggtaaaataataatagactTCACTTTTTCTGTAAGTAGATAATGATCGTTGCATGCTAAactattttgctttttacaCTATCAAATCCACAAAGGTTGTCCTTGTTGTTATCGATCTTGCACGCGTCTGCTTTGCCGCGCTAGCAGGAGCTGCTCATGAATAGCGCGTGCAAGTTTATTTATCTGAGCAGAAGTAACGTAAAAAACTATTACAACTAATATCCCAACTAGTATCTATTATGTATACAATAAAACGTGGGGAGTGTTCGCTAGTTTGTTCTGGGTGAATCACTGGGATGCTAGTTAGTTAGCGACCAGATTTGTGCGAAGAACATGGAGCAAAGCCCAACTTACCAGTAGAAAACCGAGGGAGGGT contains:
- the LOC112162536 gene encoding uncharacterized protein LOC112162536, coding for MKLLSVSVSVSSESRGQVTVTQPGAVSSNVGGSVSISCRTSQNVYDNNRLAWYQQKDGEKPKRLIYSGSTQDSGIPSRFTGSGSNSDFTLTISGVQVEDAAVYYCLSAHVINSQNASSPSTMRGCGLEFKEPEGGSLSRGPEASLSNDMWKVGEIRYSGGSLRRKDTGAASGGDPGWITRPIDLAQGWVPRDDVDQPGSGIDGPHVGAEHGLLSMSPRTAKTIRLLLATLWICQTSERTAAALLRHTGMASDEEWVEVAANQLGVVEGTLTSGMWHVFHDELCHVGLQGGPPEASFEFVCFRVRERVSVQSEVFVRRFNQFVSLWFTFGGGTRLEFGSDSSPSLTMLFSSKVEKQQGNATLMCVANKGFPSDWTLSWKVVGCIKSSSNWEQISSPGVLQKDDLYSWSSTLRLSADQWEKVDSLTCEAKRGSQTAVSETLRRDQCSLP